The Psychrobacter sp. 28M-43 genome segment CAATCATATTATGATGCTAACAAAGACACATTGAAAAGTGCAGCGATGGTTGACTTGGCTTATATTCAGCTCAGCCCGCAAACTATCAAGGTTGATGAAGTAACCACAGAAGAGTTGCAGCAGCAGTATGAAGCATATAAGCAGAGCATTTCGGCTACTGATGAGCGTAAAGTCAGTCAGATTCTGTTTACTGGTAAAGATGCCAAGACACGAGCCGATAAAGTCAAAGCACGTCTGAATAAAGGTGAAGCGTTTGCTGCGCTTGCTAAAGCAGAGTCGGATGATCCATCAGGTGAAACAGGTGGTGATATCGGACGTTTCAATCCGTCAGTGTTTGGCAGTGATGCAGATACTGTACAAGAGGCACTAGAAGGGTTGAGCGTTGGTGATGTGACTGCACCTATCAAAACCAGCTTTGGTTATCAGATATTTACGGTTACTGAAGACAATGGCAAAAAGATTCCAAGCCTAGACAGTATGCGTGCTGAGCTGACTGCGAAAGCAAAAGAGTATAAACGTCAGGAAATCTATGCTGACAAAGTGACGTCAATCAACGATTTGGCGGCAGATGGTTTCAGTATCGAAGATATTGCACAGCAAGAAAACGTCAGTTTAAAGCGTATCAAAGATTATCGTAAAGTGAATAATAAGTCTGCATTGCCGCAACCAGCAGTGGTTAAACAGGCCTTTGATGAGTTTACTATTCAAGATCAAGCGGTAACGGCAGGCGTGGAAGTTGGTAACGGTACCGTATGGCTACAGCCAAGCAATTATCGTCCTACTAAGACGCTTGCTCTAGCAAATGCAACCCCAAGAATCACTCAAATACTCCGTCAGCAGAAAGCGACAGCATTAGCTTTAAAAGATGCTAAAGCATTGGCTGCTAGTATCAAGACGCCAGCTGATATAAGTAAGCAGTCGGTTAGTTTCCAAGCACTGGGTGAGATTAACCGTCAAACGACACAGCTAACGGACAAAGAGCGCGGATTGGCATTTAGCCAGCAAGCTGTTGATAATGGTGTCGTTGCGATTGCTAGTGAGACTGAGATGGGTGCAACGCTACTGGTTGGAGACCGTATTAAAACTGAGCAGCAGTCACCACTGTCTGATATGCAAAGAGCGCAAACAGCCAGTATTATCCGTGACAATTTAGGCCAAGACCAGTTGCAAGACTATTTGGACTATCTACGTATGGTGTATACGGTTGA includes the following:
- a CDS encoding SurA N-terminal domain-containing protein, giving the protein MDKLRDFLKSWPGRILLILCLSPLALLGVESYFGGNVDPNQIAQVGEASVGLSEYQTAVNSRRSEVLEQVEDASLLNEDVLHEQVLKGLIDRTLLEQQAGKLGMTVSDDTINRLLRQEEIFQDAEGNFSNDQFSNFLRQRGMTKNQLFAEFRNQLSLDQLNASIVGTAVYPMQAVSQLIDLQLESRNVWVHRFNWQDYADKVKLSKADIQSYYDANKDTLKSAAMVDLAYIQLSPQTIKVDEVTTEELQQQYEAYKQSISATDERKVSQILFTGKDAKTRADKVKARLNKGEAFAALAKAESDDPSGETGGDIGRFNPSVFGSDADTVQEALEGLSVGDVTAPIKTSFGYQIFTVTEDNGKKIPSLDSMRAELTAKAKEYKRQEIYADKVTSINDLAADGFSIEDIAQQENVSLKRIKDYRKVNNKSALPQPAVVKQAFDEFTIQDQAVTAGVEVGNGTVWLQPSNYRPTKTLALANATPRITQILRQQKATALALKDAKALAASIKTPADISKQSVSFQALGEINRQTTQLTDKERGLAFSQQAVDNGVVAIASETEMGATLLVGDRIKTEQQSPLSDMQRAQTASIIRDNLGQDQLQDYLDYLRMVYTVEINESNMANAQGR